The Larus michahellis chromosome 8, bLarMic1.1, whole genome shotgun sequence nucleotide sequence agatgGGTTATGGCGCAGATCCAGACACTTCtgggtttgtttggtgttttttttttctccccagagacTAATGGTTTTTGTGCCCTCTAAGTTGGTTTGTCTGTTTGTTCTGAACTTTAGTACTTACAGCTGCCCAACATATCTGTTGGAAACCATGCTTATGAGAAGAGGGGAGCAGAAGAGACAGCTCTGGCCGTGTGTCAGCAGTTCTACAAACGAGGAACCATCTGTCCTGGAAATGACACCTTTGATATAGACCCAGAGATAGTGACTGGTAATGAACCTAATCTATTCTATCGGTTCTTTGTGAGGAGGGACCCTGCATTTATGGTGAATTCTTTTAAACATCCAGTGTCGTATAGTCCTATCAAATGATCTACATTGAACTAACCACTGGCCAAAATTAGCAAGGTAACTAACCTCTAGCCCTCACCTCCAAGGTAACAGCCCCAAAACAAGTGATAAGCCGTTAGCACTGACGACCGCAAGTATTTCGGGCTAATTTCAGAAGACTTCCCTATGAATTCATGATGAATAACTTGGCTGGTTCAGGGAAGCCAATATATTTGACAGCTAGCTTCCCGAAGGACTCCCCACTTAAGTGTGCTATCTTGTCTGGTGTAGCCAACGGCTCTTTCCAGCCTCGGGAGTGGGAAAGGCAGATTACAGTTAAAGGGCGTGATAACCCATAAGATATTGTTGTGCGTGCTTATCCATTGCAGACTGCTTGTACATCGAGCCAATGACGCCATTAGACAACACAACAGTGGGAAAGCACAATTTGAATTTCACTCTGGATTTCCACAGGTGAGGAGGGGTCAGCACCTCCTGTGCTGGGGTATTTGTGCATTTTCCCTGTGAAAAGCTAATACAAAGCTCTCTTGCAGACTGGTGGCGGTGCAGCTCATGTTCAATCTGAAGGCAATCAACCTCCAGACCGTTCGTCACCACGAGCTCCCTGACTGTTACGATTTCACTCTGACGGTACGTGGGAGCCTGCCATGTGTCTTTCTGTTCAGAAGGAGAAACCGTTCTTGCTGGTTTACCATGCACAGTCAGCGCAGAAGTTTTCTGAAGAGTGTTGGGCACCATTGGCTGGTCCCCAGTGgtgtctgggttactctgtcaTGGCTTAGTGTACCCTGGAAATAACCACCAGTTGTGACTGTGGTCAAGCTTTGGGTGGTCAAGCTTTGAGTGCTCCTGGTGTGGTCCTGAAGCACTGGCCCAGCTTATAGCCTTTTGCGCTCTAATCTGACTGAAGCGTAACGAAAGCACCGACCTCTTCTCTTTAGAGAGATGCTTCTAGGAAAGGTTGTTTTCAGATCATAGAGGAATGAGGCTGCAGTTTAAAAGAATTTTGCCTAGTACCTAGTTGATCAGGCTATGTGTGGCAAGTACATGGTTCACCACGTTTGTCTTTCACTTTGACAGCATTTATTTGCATAAACTGAAATTACCTTAAGTTTAAACAAGTTTTGTAAGTTCCCCCCTTGGAGAATTATTCTGAATCATTATGTAAGCTTAGCAATACAGTGTGCTATGTATGTAAGGGTTTAACTTTAAAAAGACatgcactttttttgttttgttttgttttgttaatacAGATAGTGTTTGATAATAAAGCACACAGTGGAAGAATTAAAATAAGTCTAGACAACGACATAGCAATCAGGGAATGTAAAGACTGGCATGTTTCTGGATCAAGTAAGTGACAGAAATGTGTTTAAATTTTCATGCTACATTTTTGCCAAATTAGCACAATGTTTGTTaacctttttctttattaaaacatgAGGCATTATTGACATACGTTCTCTAGTGGTGTGCtctaaattctgatttttttttaaggaattgtTGTTCTAAATCCTGATTTTCTAAGGAATTGTTGTTCTTCAACCTCTGATCTGAAATCCTGGTAACCCAGCCACACCGTTCCTTTCCTTAGCAGTTCTCAAACCTTGCACCACTGATACTGCCAAACCAAAATTTTTCAACACCTCACTTTGCATCCTTCTAGCTTTGGCTACTGAACTTGCGCTGCTCGTTGCTTACGGTAGGGCTGTGAACTCTTCTTCTACCACCAAGCAACAGAAGGACACATGATAGTGGCGGAAAGTTGAAACTGATTCACTCTTATTTCAGGACTTAGCACCGGGAAAGATAAGGAAGCACCGTTGCTAAGGCTTGCTGGAGTGGAATGGCTAGAAACACTTCTTACTGCTGCTTAAATGTTGTTTGGCATGTATTTGTGTGTAACTGAGATGCACAGTATGGTTAAATAATCTATATCTTAAACAGTTACTCACAAGAGCACTCTTTGTTGGCAGCTATTGAGCCTGGTCAAAACATTGCCTAGAGATGTTTTTTGAATAGAGAACATAATCTCTTTGAAAGTCAGAAGCTTTCCAGGTTTCTAAATTCCacttattttttgatttttttgctgaaGTAAGCAACAGGATGAATCAGGTCCATTTTTCTACTTTGCCACTTTCCCCTTTGCTATGCCTACGTTAGGAAATGAAGAGCTGgtggagaaaaaagataaatttttgtttgtttgtttgtttgtcttaagATCCAGATTGTAATTAATGTTGGGGAATTTAATGAAAAGCCTCCCAGAGTACAAAACACACCGCTTAATGCAAACGCATATTCCACTAGACACTATCAACCGGCTGTGCTCGCTGCTGTGTTATAAATGCACACCAGATGGCATGCTACCTCTAACAGATTGCTAGCGCAGCAGTAGAAGAAGGTTTTGATACCAGGCTTCTGTCATAATCCACATTTGGTATCTATGTAGATTGCCTCTGTAACTGTTTTCAAAATCATCTCCTGGAGTACCCTCTCTTATTTGCTGAAAGccaaggaaaaatacaaaagtaatgAGTGCAACAGAACAATAACAAGTTCTTGCTGTTCTGGACTACATTGCAAAACCGATTTAAATGGTGACGGTATGTGTGTTAGTGACTTTGGTATAAGCAAGAAGTAGGTGAGCTTTTCCTGAGTAGTGCAGCTTGTGAAGTCAACTAGAACTTCAGTAGCCCATTTTGGGGAATTGCTGCATCTTCTTGCAAACTTACCATTAATGTGTTTCAACTTTTTTCTCAAACAATCACTCTTTTAGCATTAAAAATCTAATCCTTATACTGTCTCATCTAGTTTCAGCTGTATGATaggtataaagaagaaaaagaggtctAGTGGTAGATTTGGTGCAAAGTTTGACCTTAGTTGATCAAGATTGTGAATTTTAGTAACATAAGAATTAAGAGAACTCATGTCTAGCTCAATGTTGATCTTGGCTAGCTGACCAGCAGTGCAAATTATCTCCACTGTTCTAGGACAGAAAACCTATCTGATAGTCAAATACTGGTCTGTAAGAGAAAATACATACTATAAAGTtcctgggatttcttttttttttttcacaagttccGTCACTCCAGAGGCCATTCCAGTGCTTATAAAATGGACTCTCCCATCTCTAATTCTGCAGGGCTGTAAGGAGCACTCATGCTCTGGTATGTTTTTGATGTGGTATCAGCCTTCCCAAATTAACTGAAGTGGTATCTGTAGTGCAGATGCACTTGTGTCTCTCATGAAAATACGTCAGATAAACTTCTGTGGTAAAAATGCTAAGATTTATCTTAATTCAGTTCTATAAACATAGTTAACATCAAAACTTGATTCTTACTTCAATACTCAAGATGGTCAATAAGATGAAACGCATCTGATTATAAACATGTACATTTTTGTTCTTGCAGTACAGAAGAACACTCATTACATGATGATCTTCGACGCTTTTGTTATATTGACTTGTCTGGCCTCGTTGATCCTTTGCACACGATCAGTGGTTAAAGGAATTGGGCTCCAAAGGGTGGGTATAACTTTCCTTGGAAAGTCTTCATGTCTTGTGTAAGTCtgattaacttttttctttcatcctttccccTAGGAATTTGTAAGCTTTTTCCTATATTATTACAAGAAAGAAGTATCTTTCAGTGATCAAATGGAATTTGTCAACGGATGGTACATCCTGATTATGGTTAGTGATGTCTTAACTATTGTTGGATCAACTCTAAAGATGGAGATACAAGCCAAGGTAAGCTTTTTACACTGTCAGGTGGATGCAAAACTGCTTGTTTCTGTCCCAGCTAGGTTTAAATCTCTCCAAGGACTTTATGCTGCCTATACTTGATTCTGAGTGACATGAAATTTTAAGACTCTATCTTCTCCTCTGGATTTGCAACTGAGATGTGTTGTTTCCAGTTGTGAGATTTAAAAACTCCAAATATCACTAGATTTTATAGTTCTAATTATCTTTGCTCCTTTGTGGCTCCAAGGGATAAAATGAAGTTAATCTCTGAAAGTTTAAGACTGTtgacttcttctttttttccccatttagaACCACTTATATTTGCttatttgatggatttttttaaatttagcattTAACTTTCTGTTCCCCATTTAACAAGTGTTTAACTGGCACAGACACCCTCTCCTTAAACATCACTTTGCTGCTTTCCCAGCTTTGGTTTCCAGCATGTACGTAACAGTCAGCCACAGCCAGGTTCTACGCCTTcaatttctaaaattaaacttGATATAGAAAAAATAACCTTTCTAAAACATATGTTCAGGCAGAATtagggaagaaaaattattacaaTGTGCTATCCTGAAGCACTCTAATATTCAGATAATTTTGCTCTTTGCCAAACCTGTAGCAGACTTTGAAGTGTGACATTGCAACACAACAGACTTTGGACAGTAGTGATGAAAGGATGGGTCTGAAATCCATCTGCTGACAGTTTGACTATCATAAACACCCTGTACAAATTGCCCTAACTTACCTGAGGAACTATAAACTCAGTTCTTGGAGTAGAAGAAGCAATGAGGAAGTTGGCTAAGATAAGAGACAACTCCATCCTGCTTTGGGAGAAGCGAAGACGAGAACAAGATTGGAGTAAGATCTCGCAATTGGGATTCTGGTatcttatatataaaaatacatctatttatagatatttattttctaagagtATTTTACTAAAACTCTTCTCTAAAGTTACATTTCCCTTCATTTTCCAAGCTTTGTGGACCATGATAAGATCTTTTTCCACGTCGCTGTGTTAATGGCTGAATAATGATTTCACATTAAAGTGGCCTAAAATTTTTTTTGTCAGGGTGTAAATGAATTATGCTAATATAAAAGATTAGCCAACGCTTAgaggaataaaaccagaaaatagtGGAAACTTCTTATTCAAGGAAGCTGTCATGATCCATTTCAGAGTAGAGCTACAGTTCAGGGAACAGAGTATATGCTAACTTGGATGAAAACAGGCCAGTATGTGTGggtggaaaaaaacagtgaagtgccaataaaatataaatgaagttCCGTTTAGAATTAATTAGAAGTTAATTAGTCTTCTCCTTGGTAACTTTCTACACCTCACAGTTCCCGGCTACCTAACAAGATCCTCCTTAGTATTTATCTGAGCTCTGCTGACAAGccatgctattttttaaaaactgctttgccTATGTACTGGAAGAACCTTCTTTGCTCTGCCGTTCTAAAGTCACGTCTACACTGTCCGTTGGGATGCAGTGGAGAGATTCCCAAGCTGCTCTGGGGAATCTGTCGATGCAGGTTCCAGAAGCAGTTGCCGCAGGTCTGGAAGCAGCATAAAATTATTTGCAGTGCCACCCTGCAGGTCTCGGGCAGCCGGGTACAGAGGGGGTGTCTCTGCGCCTGCGGTGCAGCTGCGCTCGTGGCCTGGCAAACGAAGCTTGTCTTGTCAGAATCTGTTTTAGAAACAGCCATATGTGAAGGCATGTGAAATGAGTTACGCTTGGAAGTGCCCTTGGTTTTTGGTGGGACTTCTGCTCTCTAATGCGTATTGCCCCAAACTAATTTTTAATGTGACAGATTGCCAAGGAAAGCAACGTCTCTTAACAGATCTTTGTAGTAATGAGAGTTGCAAATTAGAACCTGTCAGTCGTTataatacttgattttttttctttcttattttgtcttctttttttttttagagcctGACAAGTTATGACGTCTGCAGCATACTCCTGGGAACATCCACTATGCTGGTGTGGCTTGGAGTCATTCGCTACCTAGGTTTCTTTCAGAAGTACAATGTAAGGATCTCCTGGGATCTTCGTGCTGTTGGTATTTATTCTGTTTGTTGCTATAAGGGGACTGGAAGAAATGCCTGGTTGAATTCTAACTGCATTGCATTGTGCAGCTTCTCATCCTAACGCTGCGAGCAGCACTACCCAACGTAATGAGGTTCTGCTGTTGTGCAGCCATGATCTACCTGGGCTATTGTTTCTGCGGATGGATCGTACTGGGACCATACCACGTAAAGGTAATATActtaacatgaaaaaaagacaacttgcATAGCAGAATGGATTCCAAACAAATGAGAGATTGCTACTGTTGTCTTCTAAGTTTCCATGTCAAGGCTTCCCTTAATATAAAAATAGTGCATCTTCAACATGATGCTGCTCTGTTTGAGGAGCCTGACTTCCATGACTCAATCGGACTTTCCTCAACTTATGAAAGCTCTGAGTCAGAAGTGGAAGCTGCCGTGACTCCCAATCACATgtgctattttgagaaataattttcaacttGCAGAACACCAGTATCACAGTAAAGTTTTGGAGACTTTATCCTTATCCCTTTTAAAAGTGATATTGGCTTATCTGGCTTGAATGTGTATGTGTACAGGAGGTAACAAACTTTGCTCATTCCTCAAATCTTTTACCGTTTGCATCTTGTCCTCCCCTGGGCGTAGAAAGGGGTCCAGGGCAGCCAGGCATCAGCTGTGTATCTTCTTCGTGTTATGTACAGTTTTTGCATCCAAATGAAACGGCAACAGATGTCCTTGTCTTCTTCCCCCCTCTCTAGTTTCGCTCTCTGAACATGGTTTCTGAATGCCTTTTTTCGTTGATCAATGGAGACGACATGTTTGCCACCTTtgcaaaaatgcagcagaaaagttACTTGGTTTGGTTATTCAGTAGGATCTACCTCTACTCCTTCATCAGTTTGTTCATCTATATGGTGCTGAGTCTCTTCATTGCACTCATTACAGACACATACGAAACTGTCAAGGTAAGCACAGACCCCTACT carries:
- the MCOLN3 gene encoding mucolipin-3, which gives rise to MEDPEVAVSSCSAHDDDNICSYKRHLSLSQEGLLEDQLRRKLKFFFMNPCEKFWARGRKPWKLGIQLLKIAMVTIQLVVFGLSNQMVVAFKEENTVAFKHLFLKGYMDRMDDTYAVYTQTDVYDQIFFAINQYLQLPNISVGNHAYEKRGAEETALAVCQQFYKRGTICPGNDTFDIDPEIVTDCLYIEPMTPLDNTTVGKHNLNFTLDFHRLVAVQLMFNLKAINLQTVRHHELPDCYDFTLTIVFDNKAHSGRIKISLDNDIAIRECKDWHVSGSIQKNTHYMMIFDAFVILTCLASLILCTRSVVKGIGLQREFVSFFLYYYKKEVSFSDQMEFVNGWYILIMVSDVLTIVGSTLKMEIQAKSLTSYDVCSILLGTSTMLVWLGVIRYLGFFQKYNLLILTLRAALPNVMRFCCCAAMIYLGYCFCGWIVLGPYHVKFRSLNMVSECLFSLINGDDMFATFAKMQQKSYLVWLFSRIYLYSFISLFIYMVLSLFIALITDTYETVKHYQQDGFPETELQKFISQCKDSPNSGRYRLEEESSASLFCCCNGCSEHI